One Natator depressus isolate rNatDep1 chromosome 13, rNatDep2.hap1, whole genome shotgun sequence genomic region harbors:
- the ZNF335 gene encoding zinc finger protein 335 isoform X4: MEAEENEVESSSDAAPHLAQEEPSESGLGVETSEAMSADSSDAASVPILSEADDSGVGQSSDSSGVSLEEVSESSSSTDAIPRVYLPDSSSIAQSTLVSSVSTVSQSVMVSESPQVLVHSSVITDGATMVSDSTASTSSDLGCAIDKIIESTIGPDIIQSCIAVTSAEDSGAQTTQYLILQGPDDGAPMVSQMATSALANSLAIEAIADGPTSTCLDQPGPSEQSEILELPTQLDQAREADAGEEPDQPDLESLEEMMEVVVVQQFRCKMCQYKSICKKTLINHMKERHFQPVAAALALKKGRPRKGGPSPKPLEEDVPEEEEEDDIMDAGAIDDPEEDSDYNPAEDEPRGRQPKYSRIVPTSSEERPRRRPGRPRKFPRLEDMPKPEGGEEEPLVTSQSTLSSELQSSEAASSSILENGASDRLVEPSISQSDSENKDPSSNTVPEEADTVPRRRGRPSRRFLGKKYRKYIGRRYYYKSPKPLMRPYLCRICGSRFLTHDDLRFHVNSHEANDPQLFKCLQCSYRSRRWSSLKEHMFNHVGSKPYKCGECDYTSVYKKDVIRHSTVHSRDRKKRADPPPKLNSFPCPVCSRVYPMQKRLTQHMKTHSTEKPHMCDKCGKSFKKRYTFKMHLLTHIQAIANRRFKCEFCDYVCEDKKILLNHQLSHMNDKPYKCSFCKYSTFREDFLVSHMAVKHTGGKPFACEYCHFTTKHKKNLRLHVQCRHADSFEEWAQRHPEEPPCRRRPFFTLQQIEELKQQHSQVQTPTEPAASPPVPPGPVTYHTVQPLPTAEPSVPSQDSLGGTTMIYEQDVEGSAELATQTALDLLLNMSSQRELATGSLQVAVVKSDGSGAAQAPKVPSQQEEGADLDPTGQQQKVVTLHVAEHGEALVQEAYEEATLGSAELQQITIPFGSTAEYSIITPVSEEIQAPQTLYSEEESPAETTRTVVVSDAMMAEALTEHSSHYILSASFPGSQLHHVEQLSGDPALSPGEGQEAQASGSKWPMLQCLARQLRKNSAFSPAPEGQEIPSAKVKWPALQGVAKKLSCKISTTKKLSCKISTTKKFSCKICTAMFTGRAEMESHKRAHVGPNTFKCPDCPFTAAVWLEVRSHMAQHASLRPHKCSHCSFASKNKKDLRRHMLTHTNEKPFACQICGQRFNRNGHLKFHMQRLHCSEGKRLGQPAAATQQTIILNSDEEALATLQTALQSGQAVLAPERLQQALGQEHIIVAQEQSITSPEEATYIQEITTADGQTVQHLVTADNQVQYIIAQDSVQHLLPHEYVVVPEGHHIQVQDGQITHIQYEQGSQFLQEPQIQYMPVSPEQPLVTQAQLEAAAHSAVTAVADAAMAQAQGMFTTEATAEQIQQLQQGIHYDVITLTD, encoded by the exons GAGGAAGTGTCGGAGAGCAGCTCCAGCACAGATGCTATTCCTAGGGTCTACCTTCCAGACTCTTCATCTATCGCCCAGTCTACCCTGGTCTCCAGCGTCTCCACAGTGAGCCAGTCCGTTATGGTATCGGAATCCCCACAGGTCCTGGTTCACTCCAGCGTCATCACCGATGGGGCCACAATGGTATCGGACTCCACTGCATCCACCTCCTCAGACCTGGGCTGTGCCATAGACAAAATCATTGAGTCCACAATTGGGCCTGACATCATCCAGA GCTGCATCGCAGTGACGAGCGCTGAGGATAGCGGTGCCCAGACTACCCAGTATCTCATTCTGCAGGGACCTGATGATG GTGCCCCCATGGTGTCCCAGATGGCCACTTCTGCTCTGGCCAACAGTTTGGCAATAGAAGCCATAGCCGATGGACCCACCTCCACGTGCCTAGACCAGCCTGGCCCTTCCGAGCAGTCTGAAATACTGGAGCTGCCCACACAGCTGGATCAGGCCAGAGAGGCagatgctggggaggagccagacCAGCCGGACCTGGAGAGCTTGGAGGAGAtgatggaggtggtggtggtacaACAGTTCAGGTGCAAGATGTGTCAGTACAAGAGCATCTGCAAGAAAACGCTCATCAACCACATGAAGGAGCGCCATTTCCAGCCAG tggctgctgctctggccttGAAGAAGGGGCGTCCGCGGAAGGGGGGACCCTCCCCAAAGCCCCTGGAGGAGGATGTGccggaggaggaagaggaggatgataTCATGGATGCTGGAGCCATTGATGACCCTGAAG AGGACAGTGACTATAACCCAGCCGAGGATGAGCCTCGTGGGCGGCAGCCCAAGTACAGCCGCATTGTCCCCACGTCAAGTGAGGAGAGGCCACGCCGGCGGCCGGGGAGACCCCGCAAGTTCCCTCGCCTAGAGGACATGCCAAAGCCTGAAG GTGGTGAGGAGGAGCCCTTAGTtacgtcccagagcactctgagCAGCGAGCTGCAGAGCTCCGAGGCAGCCAGCTCCTCCATCCTGGAGAACGGGGCCAGCGACCGCCTCGTGGAGCCCAGCATCAGCCAGTCGGACTCAGAGAACAAGGATCCGTCCTCCAACACAGTCCCTGAGGAGGCTGACACCGTGCCCAGGAGGCGAGGTCGGCCCTCCCGCCGCTTCCTGGGCAAGAAATACCGCAAGTACATCGGGCGCAG GTACTACTACAAGTCCCCCAAGCCTCTGATGAGGCCCTACCTGTGCCGAATCTGTGGCTCACGCTTCCTCACACACGATGACCTGCGCTTTCACGTTAACTCTCACGAGGCCAATGACCCTCAGCTCTTCAAGTGCCTGCAGTGCAGCTACCGCTCCCGCCGCTGGTCCTCCCTCAAA GAACACATGTTTAACCACGTGGGCAGCAAGCCATACAAGTGTGGGGAGTGTGATTACACAAGTGTGTACAAGAAGGATGTTATCCGCCACTCAACTGTGCACAGCCGGGACCG gaAGAAGAGAGCCGACCCG cccccaaAGTTGAACTCATTCCCCTGCCCAGTGTGTAGCCGAGTCTACCCCATGCAGAAGAGACTGACCCAGCACATGAAGACTCACAGCACGGAGAAGCCACACATGTGTGACAAG TGTGGGAAGTCCTTCAAGAAGCGCTACACCTTTAAGATGCATCTGCTGACACACATCCAGGCCATTGCTAACCGCAG GTTTAAGTGCGAGTTCTGTGACTATGTCTGCGAGGATAAAAAGATCCTGCTGAACCACCAGCTGTCACACATGAACGACAAGCCGTACAAATGCAGCTTCTGCAAGTACTCCACCTTCCGTGAGGACTTCTTGGTGTCGCACATGGCCGTCAAGCACACAG GGGGAAAGCCGTTTGCCTGCGAGTACTGTCACTTCACCACCAAGCACAAGAAGAACCTGCGCCTGCACGTGCAGTGCCGCCACGCTGACTCCTTTGAGGAGTGGGCCCAGCGGCACCCCGAGGAGCCCCCCTGCCGGCGCCGCCCCTTCTTCACCCTGCAGCAGATCGAGGAGCTGAAGCAGCAGCACAGCCAGGTGCAGACTCCCACAGAGCCCGCGGCCAGCCCCCCG gttcctcctggccctgTGACCTACCACACCGTGCAGCCCCTCCCAACGGCGGAACCCTCCGTCCCTTCCCAGGACTCCCTGGGGGGAACCACCATGATTTATGAGCAAG ATGTGGAGGGATCGGCAGAGCTGGCCACGCAGACAGCGCTGGATCTCCTGCTGAACATGAGCAGCCAGCGGGAGCTGGCCACAGGCTCCCTGCAG GTGGCGGTGGTGAAATCAGATGGCTCTGGAGCGGCGcaggcccccaaagtcccatcacagcaggaggagggggcagatctGGATCCCACCGGGCAGCAGCAGAAGGTGGTGACGCTCCATGTGGCTGAGCACGGAGAGGCCTTAGTGCAGGAGGCCTATGAGGAGGCGACCCTGGGGAGCGCCGAGCTGCAGCAGATCACCATCCCGTTCGGGAGCACCGCAGAGTACAGCATCATCACGCCCGTCAGCGAGGAGATCCAGGCCCCGCAGACACTCTACAG TGAGGAGGAGAGCCCAGCAGAGACCACCCGTACAGTCGTGGTGAGTGACGCCATGATGGCCGAAgcgctgacagagcacagcagtCACTACATCCTGTCAGCCAGTTTCCCAGGGAGCCAGCTCCATCACGTCGAG CAGCTCAGTGGGGACCCTGCCCTCTCACCAGGGGAAGGCCAGGAGGCCCAGGCCTCTGGCAGCAAGTGGCCCATGCTGCAGTGCCTGGCCAGGCAGCTCCGAAAGAACTCTGCCTTCTCCCCAGCACCAGAGGGGCAGGAGATCCCGTCTGCAAAGGTCAAATGGCCCGCACTGCAGGGTGTGGCCAAGAAGCTGTCGTGCAAGATTTCCACAACCAAGAAGCTGTCGTGCAAGATTTCCACAACCAAGAAATTCTCGTGCAAGATTTGCACAGCCATGTTCACAGGGAGAGCAGAGATGGAGAGTCACAAGAGGGCACACGTAGGGCCCAACACCTTTAAGTGTCCCGATTGCCCGTTCACAGCAGCTGTGTGGCTGGAGGTCCGG AGTCACATGGCACAGCACGCCAGCCTTCGACCCCACAAGTGCTCCCACTGCAGCTTTGCCTCCAAGAACAAGAAGGACCTGCGCAGACACATGCTGACGCACACCAATGAGAAGCCCTTCGCCTGCCAGATCTGTGGGCAGAG GTTTAACCGGAACGGGCATCTCAAATTCCACATGCAGCGTCTGCACTGCTCCGAGGGGAAGCGGCTGGggcagccagcagccgccacccAGCAGACCATCATACTGAACAGCGACGAGGAAGCATTGGCCACGCTGCAGA cgGCTTTGCAGTCTGGCCAGGCAGTGCTGGCTCCTGAACGGCTGCAGCAGGCTCTGGGGCAGGAGCACATCATCGTAGCACAGGAGCAGAGCATCACAAGTCCT GAGGAGGCCACGTACATCCAGGAGATCACAACGGCTGACGGGCAGACGGTGCAGCACTTGGTGACCGCCGATAACCAG GTCCAGTACATCATTGCCCAGGACAGCGTGCAGCACCTGCTCCCCCACGAGTACGTTGTTGTCCCAGAGGGGCATCATATCCAG GTACAAGATGGCCAGATCACCCACATCCAATATGAACAAGGCAGCCAGTTCCTCCAGGAGCCCCAG ATCCAGTACATGCCAGTTTCCCCAGAGCAGCCGCTGGTTACCCAGGCTCAGCTGGAAGCTGCGGCACACTCAGCAGTGACAG cagtgGCCGATGCTGCCATGGCCCAAGCCCAGGGCATGTTCACCACAGAGGCAACGGCTGAGCAgatccagcagctgcagcaggggatCCATTACGATGTCATCACGCTGACGGATTAA